A part of Tardiphaga sp. vice304 genomic DNA contains:
- a CDS encoding MFS transporter: protein MKTPVSRPIVATDGIAAPLRFPVFRRIWLASLLSNLGLMIQSVGAAWAMTQMTASADRVALVQTALMLPIMLIAMPAGAVADMYDRRLVSLASLAVSLLGASALTLLDWSGAVTPNLLLAFCFVIGSGMALFGPAWQSSVGEQVPPEVLPSAVALNGISYNIARSFGPAIGGIVVATAGAVAAFAANAVLYIPLLVVLFLWRRNTEASRLPRERLSRAIVSGVRYIANSPSIRIVLMRTLITGICGGSVSALMPLVARDLLHGGAQTYGIMLGAFGMGAVIGALNIGSVRKYLGGEASIRACALVMGVAIAGIAVSRDPVLTAAALVVAGSVWMMAIALFNIGVQLSAPRWVAGRSLAAFQAAIAGGIAIGSWGWGFLTDMFGVEFALLASGAAMFASPLLGLWLKMPPIGVRDEDAGMLDDPEVQLHLTGRSGPLVVEIEYRIDQERARAFHGVMQDVQLSRQRNGAYGWSIARDIADPELWTERYHCPTWLDFLRQRNRSTQSERALYQRAADYHLGPDPIRVRRMLERPFGSVRWKDETPDRVAGDVLPAATPAGSSG from the coding sequence ATGAAGACGCCGGTGTCCAGACCAATCGTCGCCACCGACGGCATCGCGGCGCCATTGCGCTTTCCCGTGTTCCGCCGGATCTGGCTGGCCAGCCTGTTGTCCAATCTGGGCCTGATGATCCAGAGCGTCGGCGCGGCCTGGGCGATGACCCAGATGACGGCGTCGGCCGACAGAGTGGCGCTGGTGCAGACCGCCTTGATGCTGCCGATCATGCTGATCGCGATGCCGGCCGGTGCGGTCGCCGACATGTACGACCGCCGCCTCGTTTCGCTGGCGTCGCTGGCGGTTTCGCTGCTCGGCGCCTCGGCGCTGACGCTGCTGGACTGGAGCGGCGCGGTGACGCCGAACCTGCTGCTGGCGTTCTGCTTCGTCATCGGCAGCGGCATGGCGCTGTTCGGCCCGGCCTGGCAGTCCTCGGTCGGCGAGCAGGTGCCGCCGGAGGTGCTGCCATCCGCGGTGGCGCTGAACGGCATCAGCTACAATATCGCGCGCAGCTTCGGCCCTGCGATCGGCGGTATCGTCGTCGCGACCGCCGGTGCCGTCGCGGCCTTTGCCGCCAATGCGGTGCTCTACATCCCGCTGCTGGTGGTGCTGTTTCTGTGGCGGCGCAACACCGAGGCGTCGCGGCTGCCGCGTGAGCGGTTGAGTCGGGCGATCGTCTCCGGCGTGCGCTACATCGCCAATTCGCCGTCGATTCGCATCGTGCTGATGCGCACGCTGATCACCGGCATCTGCGGGGGCTCGGTCTCGGCCCTGATGCCGCTGGTGGCGCGGGACCTGTTGCACGGCGGCGCGCAAACCTATGGCATCATGCTCGGCGCGTTCGGCATGGGCGCGGTGATCGGCGCGCTGAACATCGGCTCGGTGCGAAAATATCTCGGCGGCGAGGCCTCGATCCGCGCCTGCGCGCTGGTCATGGGCGTGGCCATCGCCGGGATCGCCGTCAGCCGCGACCCGGTGCTCACGGCTGCGGCGCTCGTGGTGGCGGGATCGGTATGGATGATGGCCATCGCGCTGTTCAATATCGGCGTGCAACTGTCGGCGCCGCGCTGGGTCGCGGGGCGCTCGCTCGCCGCCTTCCAGGCCGCGATTGCCGGCGGCATCGCGATCGGCAGCTGGGGCTGGGGCTTTCTGACCGACATGTTCGGCGTCGAATTCGCGTTGCTGGCGTCGGGCGCGGCGATGTTTGCTTCACCCTTGCTCGGGCTGTGGCTGAAGATGCCGCCGATCGGCGTCCGCGACGAGGACGCCGGCATGCTCGACGATCCCGAGGTGCAACTGCACCTCACCGGGCGCAGCGGACCGCTGGTGGTGGAGATCGAGTACCGTATCGATCAGGAGCGGGCCCGCGCCTTCCACGGGGTAATGCAGGATGTCCAGCTCTCGCGGCAGCGCAACGGCGCCTATGGCTGGTCGATCGCCCGCGACATCGCCGATCCCGAATTATGGACCGAGCGCTATCACTGTCCGACCTGGCTCGACTTCCTGCGGCAGCGCAACCGCTCGACGCAGTCGGAGCGCGCACTGTACCAGCGCGCCGCGGACTATCATCTCGGCCCGGATCCGATCCGCGTTCGCCGCATGCTGGAACGGCCGTTCGGTTCGGTGCGCTGGAAGGATGAAACCCCGGACCGCGTCGCCGGCGATGTGCTGCCGGCGGCAACGCCTGCCGGCTCCAGTGGCTGA
- the proB gene encoding glutamate 5-kinase has translation MSSPSLNNFRRIVIKVGSSLLIDSAKGEVKSAWLTALAADIAKLHADGRDVLVVSSGSIALGRSRLKLPRGALKLEESQAAAAVGQIALARIWSEVLGAHGIGAGQILVTLQDTEERRRYLNARSTIAKLLEWRAVPVINENDTVATNEIRYGDNDRLAARVATMASADLLVLLSDIDGLYTAPPGSNPDARLIPVVESVTAEIEAMAGAAESELSRGGMYTKIEAAKIATTAGTHMVIASGKVDHPLQKIADGGLCTWFLSPANPVTARKRWIAGSLEPKGTLTIDAGAVKALRAGKSLLPAGVIRVEGHFSRGDAVLVRGPDTHEIGRGLVAHDAENAERIKGHTSPDAMRILGITGRAEMIHRDDLVIGVAPH, from the coding sequence ATGTCCTCCCCGTCACTGAACAACTTCCGCCGCATCGTCATCAAGGTCGGGTCGTCGCTGCTGATCGATTCGGCCAAGGGCGAGGTGAAGTCGGCCTGGCTGACGGCGCTGGCCGCCGACATCGCCAAGCTGCATGCCGATGGTCGCGACGTGCTTGTGGTATCGTCCGGCTCGATCGCGCTCGGCCGCAGCCGCTTGAAGCTGCCGCGCGGCGCGCTGAAGCTGGAAGAGAGCCAGGCCGCCGCCGCCGTAGGCCAGATCGCGCTGGCGCGGATCTGGTCGGAAGTGCTGGGCGCTCACGGCATCGGCGCCGGCCAGATTCTCGTGACGCTGCAGGATACCGAAGAGCGCCGCCGCTATCTCAATGCGCGCTCGACCATTGCCAAGCTGCTGGAATGGCGCGCGGTGCCGGTGATCAACGAGAACGATACCGTGGCCACCAACGAGATCCGCTATGGCGACAATGACCGCCTTGCTGCCCGCGTGGCCACGATGGCCTCGGCCGACCTGCTGGTGCTGCTGTCGGATATCGACGGGCTGTACACCGCGCCGCCCGGCTCCAATCCCGACGCCAGGCTCATTCCAGTCGTCGAGTCCGTCACCGCCGAGATCGAGGCCATGGCCGGCGCCGCAGAGTCCGAATTATCGCGCGGCGGGATGTATACCAAGATCGAGGCTGCCAAGATCGCCACCACCGCCGGCACCCACATGGTGATCGCCTCCGGCAAGGTCGATCATCCGCTGCAGAAGATTGCCGATGGCGGCCTCTGCACCTGGTTTCTCTCGCCCGCCAATCCCGTCACGGCGCGAAAACGCTGGATCGCCGGATCGCTGGAGCCGAAGGGCACGCTCACCATCGACGCCGGCGCGGTCAAGGCGCTGCGCGCCGGCAAAAGCCTGCTGCCGGCCGGCGTGATCCGCGTCGAGGGCCATTTTTCACGCGGCGATGCGGTGCTGGTGCGCGGCCCCGATACCCACGAGATCGGCCGCGGGCTCGTGGCGCATGACGCCGAGAATGCCGAGCGGATCAAGGGCCACACCTCGCCGGACGCGATGCGAATCCTGGGGATCACCGGCCGCGCCGAGATGATCCACCGCGACGATCTGGTGATCGGCGTCGCGCCGCATTGA
- the obgE gene encoding GTPase ObgE yields the protein MKFLDEAKVYIRSGDGGNGCVAFRREKYIEFGGPSGGNGGRGGDVIIEVVDGLNTLIDYRYQQHFKAPKGTNGMGKDRHGANGEAVTLKVPVGTQIFDEDRETLIHDFTKLGEIFVLAEGGNGGFGNAHFKSSTNRAPRNANPGQTGEERWIWLRLKLIADAGLVGLPNAGKSTFLSVVSAAKPKIADYPFTTLHPQLGVVDVDSREFVLADIPGLIEGAHEGAGLGDRFLGHVERCRVLLHLIDATSEHAGKAYKTVRTELEAYEGDLANKVEIVALNKIDAVTPEQLKQQKDRLKRAAKKTPLLIAGATGEGVKEALRALVAEIGEAPVSDKAKAMNASAPWAPLTN from the coding sequence ATGAAATTTCTCGATGAAGCCAAGGTTTACATTCGCTCCGGTGACGGCGGCAACGGCTGCGTGGCGTTTCGCCGCGAGAAGTACATCGAGTTCGGCGGCCCCTCCGGCGGCAACGGCGGACGCGGCGGCGATGTCATCATCGAAGTCGTCGATGGCCTGAACACGCTGATCGACTATCGTTACCAGCAGCATTTCAAGGCGCCGAAGGGCACCAACGGCATGGGCAAGGACCGCCACGGCGCCAACGGCGAGGCCGTGACGCTGAAGGTCCCCGTGGGCACGCAGATCTTCGACGAAGATCGCGAGACGCTGATCCACGACTTCACCAAGCTCGGCGAGATCTTCGTACTGGCCGAAGGCGGCAATGGCGGCTTCGGCAACGCGCACTTCAAGTCCTCAACCAACCGCGCGCCGCGCAACGCCAATCCCGGCCAGACCGGCGAAGAACGCTGGATCTGGCTGCGCCTGAAGCTGATCGCGGATGCCGGCCTGGTCGGCCTGCCGAATGCCGGCAAATCGACCTTCCTCTCGGTGGTGTCGGCCGCCAAGCCGAAGATCGCCGACTATCCGTTCACGACGCTGCATCCTCAGCTCGGCGTGGTCGATGTCGACAGCCGCGAATTCGTGCTCGCCGATATTCCCGGCCTGATCGAGGGCGCCCATGAAGGCGCCGGCCTCGGCGACAGATTTTTGGGCCATGTCGAGCGCTGCCGCGTGCTGCTGCATCTGATCGACGCGACCAGCGAACATGCCGGCAAGGCGTACAAGACTGTCCGCACCGAGCTCGAGGCCTATGAAGGCGACCTCGCCAACAAGGTCGAGATCGTCGCGCTCAACAAGATCGACGCGGTGACGCCCGAGCAGTTGAAGCAGCAGAAGGATCGCCTGAAGCGCGCCGCGAAGAAGACGCCGCTGCTGATCGCGGGCGCCACCGGCGAAGGCGTCAAGGAGGCGTTGCGCGCGCTGGTCGCCGAAATCGGCGAAGCGCCGGTATCGGACAAGGCCAAGGCTATGAACGCCTCCGCGCCCTGGGCGCCGCTGACGAACTAG
- a CDS encoding DMT family transporter yields the protein MFATISTAADERTARLAGIGLMLAGIGLFSLGDAIGKYLVIDHSVGQLLFLRAIAALLVLSPSIWRYRAEFFRLERPRLQLVRMVLSTVDVAAFFAATVYLPLADVITFYLAVPIFVTAGSAIFLREQVGWRRWSAVAVGFCGVLIALQPSPESFTWPALIALCGSASFAALMLLTRTLRAAPDVVLASTQFMGSLAFGAVMAPFGWVTPGLGDTAMFLFGGVTSVCALLCVNRSLKLAPASVVVPYQYTMIIWAVLFGYVAFGDLPSMATLIGAAIIVAAGLYIFLRERNLGHVPEVSPPVA from the coding sequence ATGTTTGCGACCATTTCCACTGCCGCCGACGAGCGGACCGCGCGTCTCGCCGGCATCGGCCTGATGCTGGCCGGGATCGGGCTGTTCTCGCTCGGCGACGCGATCGGCAAATACCTCGTCATCGACCATTCGGTCGGGCAGTTGCTGTTTTTGCGCGCGATCGCGGCCCTCTTGGTGCTGTCGCCGTCGATCTGGCGGTATCGCGCGGAGTTCTTCCGGCTCGAGCGGCCGCGGCTGCAACTGGTGCGGATGGTGCTCTCGACCGTCGATGTCGCCGCGTTCTTCGCCGCCACCGTGTATCTGCCGCTCGCCGACGTCATCACCTTCTATCTCGCGGTACCGATCTTCGTCACCGCAGGCTCGGCGATCTTCCTGCGCGAGCAGGTCGGCTGGCGGCGCTGGAGCGCGGTGGCGGTCGGTTTCTGCGGCGTGCTGATCGCGTTGCAGCCGTCACCGGAGAGCTTCACCTGGCCGGCGCTGATCGCGTTGTGCGGCAGCGCGTCGTTTGCCGCCCTGATGCTGCTGACGCGCACGCTGCGCGCCGCACCCGACGTGGTGCTGGCCTCGACGCAATTCATGGGCTCGCTCGCCTTCGGCGCGGTGATGGCGCCGTTCGGCTGGGTGACGCCAGGCCTCGGAGACACCGCCATGTTCCTGTTCGGCGGCGTGACGTCGGTCTGCGCGCTATTATGCGTCAACCGCTCGCTGAAACTGGCGCCGGCGAGCGTGGTGGTGCCGTATCAATATACGATGATCATCTGGGCGGTGCTGTTCGGCTACGTCGCGTTCGGTGACCTGCCGTCAATGGCGACGCTGATCGGGGCCGCGATCATCGTCGCGGCCGGGCTTTATATCTTCCTGCGCGAACGCAATCTCGGTCACGTCCCGGAAGTGAGTCCGCCGGTGGCGTGA
- a CDS encoding GNAT family N-acetyltransferase, whose protein sequence is MLQDIPTPTRLEPHAAGCVLETARLALRKPTLADAKAIAHLANDRRIAEMTRRLPHPYSEAHAVDFVQSLHGGSDTVFLIEQDRRPIGMVGVDWRQPDAPELGYWLGVDHWGQGFATEAARAVIDFTFEEFTIEHLASSARVANPASRNILEKCGFQWIGVQLHRFEAIGSSTPVDCFKLSRSVWSSLKHWGTSTRR, encoded by the coding sequence ATGCTGCAGGATATCCCGACCCCGACGCGGCTGGAACCGCACGCCGCCGGTTGCGTTCTCGAGACCGCGCGCCTCGCGCTGCGCAAGCCCACGCTCGCCGACGCCAAAGCGATTGCCCATCTCGCCAATGATCGCCGCATCGCGGAGATGACCCGCCGGCTGCCGCATCCTTATTCGGAGGCGCACGCGGTCGACTTCGTCCAGTCGCTGCATGGCGGCAGCGACACGGTGTTCCTGATCGAACAGGATCGCCGGCCGATCGGCATGGTCGGCGTCGACTGGCGCCAGCCGGACGCGCCGGAGCTCGGCTACTGGCTCGGCGTCGATCATTGGGGCCAGGGTTTTGCGACCGAGGCCGCGCGCGCGGTGATCGACTTCACCTTCGAGGAATTCACCATCGAGCATCTCGCCTCCAGCGCCCGCGTCGCCAATCCGGCGTCGCGCAACATCCTGGAGAAGTGCGGCTTCCAGTGGATCGGCGTGCAGTTGCACCGCTTCGAGGCGATCGGCTCCTCGACGCCGGTGGACTGCTTCAAGCTCAGCCGCTCGGTGTGGTCGTCGCTTAAGCACTGGGGTACGTCGACGAGACGGTGA
- the rpmA gene encoding 50S ribosomal protein L27: MAHKKAGGSSRNGRDSAGKRLGIKAYGGERVIPGNIIARQRGTTWHPGLNVGMGTDHTLFAKVEGHVQFRAKANGRTFISVLPILEAAAE; the protein is encoded by the coding sequence ATGGCTCATAAAAAAGCAGGCGGTTCATCGCGAAACGGTCGTGATTCGGCAGGCAAGCGCCTCGGAATCAAGGCGTATGGCGGCGAGCGCGTGATCCCCGGCAACATCATTGCGCGTCAGCGCGGCACCACCTGGCACCCCGGCCTTAATGTCGGCATGGGCACCGACCATACCCTGTTCGCCAAGGTAGAAGGCCACGTCCAGTTTCGCGCCAAAGCCAACGGTCGCACCTTCATTTCGGTTCTGCCGATTCTTGAAGCCGCGGCCGAGTAA
- the rplU gene encoding 50S ribosomal protein L21, which translates to MFAVIKTGGRQYRVVAEDVLEVGKIEGEVGTIIQLGEVLVLGGDTPVLGLPMVAGATVAAEVLSHKRGPKIISFKKRRRKNSRRKRGYRDEITVLRITEILADGKKPTVGPRPKREKVVKPAAVEAEDAA; encoded by the coding sequence ATGTTCGCAGTCATCAAGACCGGCGGGCGGCAATACCGCGTTGTCGCTGAAGATGTGCTCGAAGTAGGCAAGATCGAAGGCGAAGTTGGAACGATCATCCAGCTCGGCGAAGTTCTGGTGCTCGGCGGCGATACGCCGGTGCTCGGACTGCCGATGGTCGCAGGCGCCACCGTGGCGGCCGAGGTGCTGTCGCACAAGCGCGGCCCGAAGATCATCTCGTTCAAGAAGCGCCGCCGCAAGAATTCGCGCCGCAAGCGTGGTTACCGCGACGAGATCACCGTGCTGCGGATCACCGAGATCCTGGCCGATGGCAAGAAGCCGACCGTCGGACCGCGCCCGAAGCGCGAGAAGGTCGTCAAGCCGGCCGCCGTCGAGGCTGAAGACGCCGCATAA
- a CDS encoding ATP-grasp domain-containing protein has protein sequence MTSDPLPIGASATLPVPRIGFATLTQMAFEGVDLRPLWQELMDKVANGTADAGHGIDLSLLTQLLGDKPNGLAIQDEVLAQHRLFRSPCDTQPPRLRVLALAAAIDMGGNTPIDFLLEDSSIELTTLYVVEGTELPSPLPEHDVAIVVASDSEECRAALAEIDRLAPRWPRPLLNPPGRIGNLDRDKLYRLLHDIAGIDIPATVGVARARLDEVAAGRARLASVADGTDFPVIVRPRGSHAGVGLAKLEDAEALGAYLAEPARREPEFFISRFVDYSSADGQFRKYRIVFVDSRVFACHMAISEQWKIWYLNAGMSFSESKRQEEAGFLTEFDEGFGARHRAALDGMAERVALDYFTADVAETKDGRLLIFEADNTAVVHNMDSPELFPYKPPQMRAIFCAFAAMLTQRAEAWRTRA, from the coding sequence ATGACATCTGATCCGCTCCCGATCGGCGCTTCCGCCACCCTTCCGGTTCCCCGCATCGGCTTTGCGACCCTGACCCAGATGGCGTTCGAGGGCGTCGATTTGCGGCCCTTGTGGCAGGAATTGATGGACAAGGTCGCCAACGGCACCGCCGATGCGGGCCATGGCATCGACCTGTCGCTGCTGACGCAATTGCTCGGCGACAAGCCGAACGGGCTGGCGATCCAGGACGAGGTGCTGGCCCAGCACCGGCTGTTTCGTTCGCCGTGCGATACGCAGCCGCCGCGGCTGCGCGTGCTGGCGCTGGCCGCCGCGATCGACATGGGCGGCAACACACCGATCGATTTCCTGCTGGAGGATTCCAGCATCGAGCTGACGACGCTCTATGTGGTGGAGGGCACGGAGCTGCCGTCGCCGCTGCCGGAGCACGACGTGGCCATCGTGGTGGCGTCCGACTCCGAGGAATGCCGCGCAGCACTGGCCGAGATCGATCGTCTCGCACCGCGCTGGCCGCGCCCGCTGCTAAACCCGCCCGGCCGGATCGGCAATCTCGACCGCGACAAGCTGTACCGGCTGTTGCACGACATCGCCGGCATCGACATTCCCGCGACGGTCGGCGTCGCCCGCGCGCGGCTCGACGAGGTCGCGGCCGGCCGCGCCCGGCTGGCCTCGGTGGCGGACGGTACCGATTTTCCGGTGATCGTGCGGCCGCGCGGCTCGCATGCCGGCGTTGGCCTCGCGAAGCTCGAGGACGCCGAAGCGCTCGGTGCCTATCTCGCCGAGCCCGCGCGGCGCGAGCCGGAATTCTTCATCTCGCGCTTCGTGGACTATTCCAGCGCCGACGGCCAGTTCCGCAAATACCGCATCGTGTTCGTCGACAGCCGGGTGTTCGCCTGCCACATGGCGATCTCCGAGCAGTGGAAGATCTGGTATCTCAACGCCGGCATGTCGTTCAGCGAGAGCAAGCGGCAGGAGGAGGCCGGCTTTCTGACCGAGTTCGATGAAGGCTTCGGCGCCCGGCACCGCGCCGCGCTGGACGGCATGGCTGAGCGCGTCGCGCTGGACTATTTCACCGCCGACGTCGCCGAGACCAAAGATGGCCGGCTGCTGATCTTCGAGGCGGACAATACCGCGGTGGTCCACAATATGGATTCGCCGGAGCTGTTTCCCTACAAGCCGCCGCAGATGCGCGCGATCTTCTGCGCCTTCGCGGCCATGCTGACGCAGCGCGCCGAAGCCTGGCGCACCCGCGCGTAG
- a CDS encoding ROK family protein — protein sequence MADDNGTTTGIARHGATRLPSVEIDSFNIELKDEDGFLGDRASKGAFQRILDGLRKPLQKNGDDPLGKKATEEIGKSTLSEALVGDDIAAAALVHGAIEDFAQELAYVTRRFLKSKAWAGTECIVVGGGFRQSRVGEMAIARTDLLLKAEGIEVDLVPIRFHPDEAGLLGCLHLAPSWIFEGHDSILAVDIGGSNIRCGVVGTQWKKAPDLSKASVWKSDLWRHADDEPTREGAVKRLVKMLKDLLTAAEAEGFKLAPFIGISCPGVINEDGTIEKGAQNLPGNWESSKFNLPGLIAEGIPEIGGHDTAVLMHNDGVAQGLSEIPFMQDFDHWGVLTIGTGLGNARFTNRHRDKKDKDDAKGDKKDDTKEEKKAKKAKA from the coding sequence ATGGCTGACGACAACGGAACGACGACGGGCATCGCCCGGCATGGTGCAACGCGCCTGCCCTCGGTGGAAATAGACAGCTTCAATATCGAACTGAAGGACGAGGACGGCTTTCTCGGCGACCGCGCCAGCAAGGGCGCGTTCCAGCGCATTCTCGATGGCTTGCGCAAACCGCTGCAGAAGAACGGCGACGACCCGCTCGGCAAGAAGGCGACGGAGGAAATCGGCAAGTCGACGCTCTCCGAGGCGCTGGTCGGCGACGACATCGCGGCGGCAGCCTTGGTGCACGGCGCGATCGAGGATTTCGCGCAGGAGCTGGCCTACGTCACCCGGCGCTTTCTAAAGAGCAAGGCTTGGGCCGGCACCGAATGTATCGTGGTCGGAGGCGGCTTCCGGCAAAGCCGGGTCGGCGAGATGGCGATCGCCCGCACCGACCTGCTGCTGAAGGCCGAGGGCATCGAGGTCGACCTGGTGCCGATCCGCTTCCACCCCGATGAAGCCGGGCTGCTCGGCTGCCTGCATCTGGCGCCGTCGTGGATCTTCGAGGGCCATGACAGCATCCTGGCGGTGGACATCGGAGGCTCCAACATCCGCTGCGGCGTCGTCGGGACGCAGTGGAAGAAGGCGCCGGACCTGTCCAAGGCGTCGGTCTGGAAGTCCGATTTGTGGCGCCACGCCGATGACGAACCGACCCGCGAAGGCGCGGTGAAGCGGCTGGTCAAGATGCTGAAGGACCTGCTGACGGCGGCCGAAGCCGAGGGCTTCAAGCTGGCGCCGTTCATCGGCATTTCCTGCCCCGGCGTGATCAACGAGGACGGCACCATCGAGAAGGGCGCGCAGAACCTGCCGGGCAATTGGGAGAGCAGCAAGTTCAACCTGCCGGGTCTGATCGCCGAGGGCATCCCCGAGATCGGCGGCCACGATACCGCGGTACTGATGCACAATGACGGCGTCGCGCAGGGGTTGAGCGAGATTCCTTTCATGCAGGACTTCGACCATTGGGGCGTGCTGACCATCGGCACCGGCCTCGGCAATGCCCGCTTTACCAACCGACATCGCGACAAGAAGGACAAGGACGACGCCAAGGGCGACAAGAAAGACGACACGAAGGAAGAAAAGAAGGCCAAGAAGGCCAAGGCCTGA
- a CDS encoding tyrosine-type recombinase/integrase: MARTINRLSHRKVDTLREAGMHSDGGGLYLQVTPGSDGTPRKSWLFRYAASGRERQMGLGPLADVPLAEARERAAAAREMRRAGKDPITERNSLRVEATLVAAKSISFDECAKAYIAAHRTGWRNVKHASQWTNTVATYCSPIFGRLPVQSVDVGLVMKAIEPIWASKPETAGRVRGRIERILDWAKVRGYRDGENPARWRGHLDHLLPARGKVRRVKHHAALPYVEIPDFVAALRARDAVAARALEFAILTAARTGEVLGAMWTEIDLEAALWIIPAERMKAGREHRVPLCDEAVAILRRMQVSKQNGYIFPGGRRPCLSNMSLLMLLRRMGRSNVTAHGFRSTFRDWAEEQTETSHAVVEMALAHSIANAVEAAYRRGDLLDKRRSLMVQWSTFTHARSNEPQNSI, encoded by the coding sequence GTGGCTCGGACAATCAATCGCCTTTCGCATAGGAAGGTCGACACTCTCCGAGAAGCCGGGATGCATAGCGATGGAGGCGGCCTCTATTTACAGGTGACTCCGGGCTCCGACGGCACCCCCCGAAAATCCTGGCTTTTTAGGTATGCGGCGTCGGGCCGTGAGCGCCAGATGGGCCTTGGTCCCCTCGCTGACGTGCCGCTTGCGGAAGCGCGTGAGCGTGCAGCCGCTGCCCGCGAAATGCGGCGTGCCGGCAAGGATCCGATTACCGAACGAAATTCCCTGCGTGTAGAAGCGACCCTGGTCGCAGCCAAGTCAATTTCCTTCGATGAGTGCGCTAAAGCTTACATTGCGGCTCATCGAACAGGCTGGCGCAACGTCAAACACGCCTCGCAGTGGACGAACACCGTTGCAACCTACTGCTCGCCCATATTTGGAAGGCTCCCGGTTCAATCAGTTGATGTTGGACTAGTGATGAAAGCGATCGAACCGATTTGGGCCTCAAAACCTGAAACAGCCGGTCGAGTGCGGGGCCGCATCGAGCGGATTCTAGACTGGGCAAAAGTGCGAGGCTACCGGGATGGCGAGAACCCAGCGCGGTGGCGTGGTCACCTTGATCATCTGCTTCCTGCGCGCGGCAAGGTGCGCCGGGTCAAACACCACGCGGCTCTGCCCTATGTTGAAATTCCCGATTTTGTCGCCGCGCTGAGAGCCAGAGATGCTGTTGCTGCTCGCGCGCTAGAGTTTGCAATTTTAACAGCCGCCCGGACAGGCGAAGTGCTGGGCGCAATGTGGACCGAAATTGATCTTGAAGCTGCGCTTTGGATAATTCCGGCTGAACGAATGAAGGCGGGGCGAGAGCATCGCGTACCGCTGTGCGATGAAGCCGTAGCAATTTTAAGGAGAATGCAAGTCTCGAAGCAGAATGGTTACATATTTCCCGGAGGCCGCCGCCCATGTCTGTCCAATATGTCTCTTTTGATGCTGTTGAGACGAATGGGTCGCTCCAACGTCACTGCACATGGATTTCGCAGCACGTTTAGAGATTGGGCCGAGGAACAAACAGAAACTTCTCATGCAGTCGTCGAAATGGCTCTCGCTCACTCAATCGCGAATGCCGTGGAGGCCGCCTATCGCAGAGGCGATCTCCTCGATAAGCGGCGTTCCCTAATGGTTCAATGGTCAACTTTTACGCACGCAAGATCGAACGAACCCCAAAATTCAATCTGA
- a CDS encoding helix-turn-helix domain-containing protein, whose translation MEQTEVEILAVSPKIAKRMLSCGTTRLYDLLNSGELQSYRDGKSRKVLIASLQSYVRRRLDAEKSLTKSSWTARATNARAKKNTHS comes from the coding sequence ATGGAACAAACAGAAGTCGAAATTCTCGCAGTTTCCCCCAAAATCGCGAAGCGGATGCTTAGTTGCGGCACCACGCGACTTTACGATCTGCTTAACAGCGGAGAATTACAGTCCTATCGTGACGGCAAGTCGCGAAAAGTTCTCATCGCATCGCTTCAGAGTTACGTCAGGCGCCGTCTTGACGCGGAAAAAAGCCTGACAAAGTCCTCCTGGACTGCTCGCGCGACCAATGCTCGTGCGAAGAAGAATACCCATTCCTAA